GCCGCGGCCGCCGCCATAAAGATGTCCTGGCTGCCGGCCTCGCCGCCGCTCGTGCGCGCCGGAAGGCTCGTCATCCTTGCCGACGGTGCGATCGCCCTCGCCCACTCCGCGCGCGACGCGCTCGGCACCTTCGCGATGGGATCAATCGCCACGACGCTCGCCTCAGAGTCTTACCGCGCACTCGTCGCCGTCGACACCGAAACCTGTCCCACGTGTCGCCACGCCCCGCTCTGCCGAGAGGCCGGAATGACGCGCCCCTCGGAATGGTATCGTGATGGCGTGGAATCGCCGCCCTACTGTGTACGCGTGCTGGATATGGCTACAAAAGGATAGAATCGGGGTGATTGAAAAGCTATTACCAGTCTGACGAAACCCGTTAAATCATCAACGTTCTACTTGACCGACACCACGGGCACCTGACTAAACGGCAACCCTGTCATACCTTCCGATCAGGAGATGCGGCACACTTATATCCTCATCGAGCTCGTCCCAGTGGAGGCCGAAACCACCACCGCTCATTTCGAACTTGTTTCTCTGCTCCCCGCTCGCACGCCGCAGGCGTGGAAAATAGGCA
Above is a genomic segment from Spirochaetota bacterium containing:
- a CDS encoding DUF2442 domain-containing protein, which encodes MNSLERDARAQKVWLDDYNLWVQFTDGRVLSVPLAYFPRLRRASGEQRNKFEMSGGGFGLHWDELDEDISVPHLLIGRYDRVAV